The sequence GGAGAAGTGGAATCTGCAAAGATTAAAGAAATTGAACCCGCTGCGGTTGTTCAAGTCCAAGATGCAAGAAGATAGAGAGTGAATGCATAATCTATAAATTACAGGCTTGAATAAAAAATTTTAGACTTCAGATTAAATTATGAATAGATTCAAGTCTCGAATTTTAACTAAGTAATAAAATTTGCAATTGTTCAATCGTAAATCCAAAATCCAAAGTAAACGCATCCGTTGTTAAAATCTAAAATTCATTGACTCTCTAGTGAACTAGAGAGTTTATCATTGAGAAGTAGTAAGCATGGGTAAGAAAAAGTATGAGTAAATTAACCTATCTAAAGATTGGAGAATTAGCCCGCGCTACAGGACTTACTGTCGGAAATTTACGTTATTACAGCGATATCGGACTTTTGCAACCCGTGCATAGAGGAGACAACGGTTATCGGTATTATGCTCAAAATGCTTCCGAGCAGGTAGAGTTCATCAAGAAAGCACAATCTCTCGGATTTACCTTAGAAGAAATCAAACAGATTCTCGATGTTCGCAACGGTGGTGAAATTCCTTGCGATTTAGTACAAAGTTTGTTGAATAACAAGATAGAACAATTGGCAATCCAAATTAAACAAATGACTTTGTTTAAAAGGGAATTAGAAGAATATCGTGCAATGTGGGTAAATAAACCGGAATCTAATTTAAAGCAGGAAGAAGTTTGTCCTTTAATTGATAGCGTGTCTTTACATTAAATTTGCTTGCAATAAAGCAATTCATATATTTTAGTTTCTGGACGCTAATATTAAAATATTTACTTCAGTGGCAAGAAAAGCTCAACAGACCTTAATTACTATAATTTTCTAATTGGTGAAATTAGTAAGGAGTAACAGAAAATGTTTCACTATTAGTAATAGGTCTATTGAGTTATTTTCAATATTGACAGATAAAAATGAAATTAGGATGAAATTTCATTTTTTGCGATAGATTTATCAATTAAGTTTACATATAGATAGAATCTATTAATCATCGTATGTCATGATTTGAGTAATACCAAGCGGAATTGCTTCTTTAAATCCTACTACTTTGGCATCAACTTTGAATTGCCAAGTTTCGGCATAACCAGGAGTAATAACATCTTTCATCAAAATAGATAACTTTGTTTCAGGGGCTACTGGTTGTGAGAAAATGACTTGAGCTTTATTTTCATTTATAGAAACTTCCGTAGCTATTTTTTCACCTTCAGAATTTTTTACTTCTATCCCATCATCTATTTTTATTTCAGAAGGTATATCTATTGAAAGTCCCTCAAGAGGCTTCCCTTGTACATGGACTTCTATTTCGTAAGTAGCAGTCATTGCTTCTGCATCGTTTGGAAAAGCAGCACTATCAATTATATGAGAAGCTTGATAATCATTTGGTTTGCCACTTGCTAATACAGCAGTAACCGGAGATAACAATAATAACGTAAAGCCCGCAGTGTAAATCATTTTTTTAAATTTCATGACTATTATTCTCTAAAACAAATAAGACGAATGTTTCTATTTATAAGTATGGTTATTAGTTATGAAATAGACATGAAAAATTATCGTTAATTACAAGATATTTTTGTTTTTAGATGCAAATTAAATCACAAAAAGATACTGGTTTTTATAAAGTAAATAAAACAAGCTTTTAATCCTATTGACAGGACTAAAAACTTGCTAATGGAATAAAATCTAGATAAAAGCCAAAGAAGGCATATATAAATAATATACGAGATAAAAATGAAATTAGGATGAAATCTTTTAGTTAGATTATTTTTTGATTTATTTATTTAATCATAGTAAAAAAACGGACTTATAAATGTGCCCCTAGAGCATTTATAAGTCCGAGATTAAATCCATTAAATTAATTTAATGGAGAGCCGAGTATGAGGAACTAACTCAACCAATAACCAATTTCTCATAAACAAATGAAATCAAGATGAAATTACTGAAAAATAAAGTATTTTTTATGTAATTAAAAATGCTTTTCACCTTAACCGTGCCATCCTAACTTTTTCCTCATCCCAGACAACCCATTCGTAATATCATCGACAAGCGAATAAACTACAGGTACAACAATTAAAGTCAGCAGTGTAGAAATAACCAAACCACCCAAAATTACCGTAGCGATAGGTGAATAAGCGTCCATCCCGGTTTCTGGAAAAAAGGCGAGTCGAAAAATTACAATAATTGTAGTAAAGGTGGTCATGACAATCGCTTTGAGTCGAACTGGTCCGGCTTCCCTAATTGCTATATCTCTTGGTACCCCTTCCTGACGTTTTGTCAAAATCAATTCTAGTAATAAAATAGCAGCGGAAACTGATAAACCCGATAGAATAATAATTCCTAAAATTGAAACCGTAGACAAAGTTTGTCCCGCTAATAATAACGCTCCGAATACTCCTACCAACTGCAAAGGAATTGACAGCATCATTACCAAAGGTTGGATAAACGAACCAAATTGAATTACCAATATCAGATAAATCAGTAATAAAGAAACCACCAAACCTTGTAAAAGTCGCTCAAACTCAATCATCATATCCGTCATATCCCCCATCGAATCGATACCGTAACCGGGGGGAAAGTCTAATTTACTACCCGCATTCATGGCGATCGCCATTGATAAGTCCATCGAAGCGGGACCATCTTTACGATAATATCCGTTGACATAAACCACCCGCTTTCCGTTAACTCGTTCAATTAATGTCGGTCCTTGTTCCCGTTGTAAAGTTGCAACGGTACTTAGTGGAACTTGCCGATTATCCGAGGTAGTAATATAAGTTGATGACAAGTCTTGCTGTGTTGCTCTATCATCTTCCTCGTACCTAACTAAAATAGAATTTTGTCTTAGATTGGGACGATTATAATATCTGCGAGTATAGCCCCCATTCAAAGCATAACGAGCTTGTTCGGCGATATCTTTGATATTTAACCCCAGTTCCTTGGCTCTACGACGGTCAATTTTTAACTGAAATTCTGGCTGAGTCATTGCCGAACTTGTATGTGGCATTACTAAGTCTGGTGTGTCTTCAGCGATACCTAAAACACCTTGAGCTAAACGATGTAATTCGTCCAAATCTTCACCATACACCGCCAACTGTACCGGCGCTGCGGATGTAGCCATTACGTCTACGCCCATTTCCTTCATTGCGATACGTCGCAAACCAGGGATAGTACTTTGAGCTTCGGTTTTCACCTCATCAATAATTTGCCAAATATCCCTTTCTCGTGCCCCAACATCCTTGAGAGTGACAATCGCTGAAGCGGTATTAACTCCCCCCATGCTGTAACCGCTGAAGTAAGTACTGTTGCGCGTCAGTTCAAAACCAACTTGTGAAGAAACTTTTTCTACTTCCGGTTGTTCCAGGAGAATTTTTTCAAACTTTTGAGCAAGCTGGTCAGTTTTACTAAAAGATGTCCCCGGTTCAAATTCTATCGTTGCCATAATTTGACCGGAATCACCCAAAGGCATCATTTCTTGCCCAATTAAAGGATATAAACTAAATGCTAAAACAATAGAAGCACCCGTTAACGCTAAGGTAATTTCGCGGTTTTTCATGCAGATGTCGAGCAACCAACCGTAACCTTGCTCTAACTTGTAAAAGCTGTAACGTATCGGAGTCAGCAATCTCTGCAACCAAGTTTTACGTCTTCCTTTTTGGTGTAGTGGCTTGAGGAAGAATGCTGCAAGTAAAGGAATTAAAGTAATTGAAACAATTAGCGAAGAGAGAAAAGCGAAAACCATCGGATAAACCAACCCGACAAACATCAGCCCAGTTAATCCACCAGCAAGTATCGTCGGTAATAAAGCCGCAATCATTACACAGCTAGCAGCCGCACTTGCTAAAAATACCTCTCCCGTCCCCTTAATCGCTGCTTCGTGGGGTTTATGCCCTTCTTGTAGTTTCCGGTCAATCGAATCAATGACAATAATCGAATCATCCACCAGTTTACCAATCGCCATCATCATCCCAATCAAAGTTGAGGAATTAAGCGACATTCCAATCGGGATAAAAGGAAGCATCGATAGCGCTAGGGATGTGGGAATAGAAATCATTACAATGGCTGTGGCTCGGAAGTTTTCTAGAAAAACTAGAATTACCAAACCCGCAAGCACAACGCTTATCAGTAATTCCCCGGTAGTACTATCCTTGATTAAATTGACTAAATAAGAATTATCGTAAGCAACCTCAAACTCTAAACCCGGATACTGTGCCTGTATTTTGGTCAATTCAGCGCGTACCCGTTCGATAACTTGCGGCGAACTAGAATCCGGTTTTTGAATAACATTAACTGCTAATGCGGCTTCACCATTGTAGCGATAACCACTGCGCCGTTCTTCATAAGTATCTTTGACAGTGGCAACATCTCTGACATAAACCACCTGTCCCGACTTTTCCAACACCGGGTAATCCATCACCGCACGAGCATTCAGCGCTCGTTCGTCGGTGCGTACCAAAATTTCGCGATCGCCCCTGGTTAATACCCCCGCACCTTGACTGACGTTATTCGCGTCGATAGCATCCCGTACCTCTAATATAGATAAACCATAAGCAGCCAACTTTTGACGGTCAACAATTATCTGTAATTGTCGCCGATAACCGCCAAAAATTGACACCGCTTGTACATCCCGCACCTGAGTTAATCTATCAACCAAAGTATTGTCAGCAAACTCCCGTAAACGTACCGGGTCCCAACCTTCTCCCCGTAAAGCCAGAGTTAATACAGGACGGTTGAGCGGGTCAATGGGTAAAACCCAGTAGGAACGAGTATTAATTCCATCCAGTGCTAGATCCCCCTCCGCAGCAGTCATTACACTTTGTACTTCCTGCACAGAGTTCTCAATATCTCCACCCCATTCAAACTGTACGGAAACTAAAGACATATCCTGTTGGGAACTCGAACGGATAAACCGCACCCCATCTAAGACAGTCAGCCGTTGTTCGATAGGTTTGCTGATATAGGTTTCAACTTCATAGGGTGAGGAACCGGGTGCCATAGTCACAATTGCCACCAAAGGGCTTTGGACATAAGGCATCATCCGCACTGGGAGTAGGAATAACGTAAGGGTGGCGAGAACGAGAATACCGATGTATAAAGCCGCGAGTACTACCGGGTTTTTGATTGACCAGCGAGTGAGGAAGTATTTCATAAGCAAGGGAGAGGGAGGGAGGGAGTGAGGGAGTGAGAGAGGGAGGGAGACATTAGCGATTATCAATGCCCAATGCCCAATGCCCTATTCCCAACTTGATTTATTTAACGTCAAATGTATAATTCGCTTGACCATTCAGTTTGGGGTCTTTTACTTGGGTGACGACGTTCCATTTACCTTGCATTCCAAAATTGGTTTTGATTTTATATCTTCCCGGTTGTGCGTCTGGTTCGACTTTTGCCATTGAAGTCATATCTTCTTCACCTTCCATCGGCATGGAAACGTTTACGTCTAAGGTTTCTACAGCAACGGGTTTCTGGGTTTGGGGGTCGATTACTTCTACAACTAGTATGTTATCGCCCATTTTTACGGCTTCTTGAGAATTGGGGCTGACTAGATTAATTTTGGCGTTTTCTGTTTGTTGACCGGATGTGGTGGTTGATGCTGTTTCTGCTTGTGTTTCTGTTTGTGCTTCTTCAGGAGTAGAGCAAGCGATTGTGAAGAAACTGAGGGTTAATAGTAGAGGGAGTAGTTTAATCATTTTTTTGTTTTTTATTAGTTTGGTTGAAGATTTATTAACCGCAGAGGACGCTGAGAGCGCTGAGGAAGAGGGGGAGAGGGGAAGAATTAAAAAGTTAGGAATTAGGAGTTGAGAGTTAAGAGGAGTGTAAATATCTTTTATTTCTTACCTTTGACTTTTGACCTTTAACATGCAGACCTATTCCCTATGCCCAATTCCCAATGCCCAATCCCCTATTTACTCAACATTAAAATCAAAGTCCGCTTTCCCTTGATGTTTGGGGTCTTTGACTTTAACTACGACATCCCATTTCCCTTTCATGCCAAAGTGGGTATCGACTTTGAAACGTCCGGGTTGTGAATCGGGTTGAATATCTACCATTGAGGTCATTGGAGCCATATTTTTCATTGGCATGGTAACTTTCACGTCTAGGTTTTCTACTGGTAAGGGTTTATTGGTTTTCTTATCTAAAATTTCT comes from Rivularia sp. PCC 7116 and encodes:
- a CDS encoding heavy metal-responsive transcriptional regulator, with the translated sequence MSKLTYLKIGELARATGLTVGNLRYYSDIGLLQPVHRGDNGYRYYAQNASEQVEFIKKAQSLGFTLEEIKQILDVRNGGEIPCDLVQSLLNNKIEQLAIQIKQMTLFKRELEEYRAMWVNKPESNLKQEEVCPLIDSVSLH
- a CDS encoding DUF2808 domain-containing protein, producing MKFKKMIYTAGFTLLLLSPVTAVLASGKPNDYQASHIIDSAAFPNDAEAMTATYEIEVHVQGKPLEGLSIDIPSEIKIDDGIEVKNSEGEKIATEVSINENKAQVIFSQPVAPETKLSILMKDVITPGYAETWQFKVDAKVVGFKEAIPLGITQIMTYDD
- a CDS encoding efflux RND transporter permease subunit gives rise to the protein MKYFLTRWSIKNPVVLAALYIGILVLATLTLFLLPVRMMPYVQSPLVAIVTMAPGSSPYEVETYISKPIEQRLTVLDGVRFIRSSSQQDMSLVSVQFEWGGDIENSVQEVQSVMTAAEGDLALDGINTRSYWVLPIDPLNRPVLTLALRGEGWDPVRLREFADNTLVDRLTQVRDVQAVSIFGGYRRQLQIIVDRQKLAAYGLSILEVRDAIDANNVSQGAGVLTRGDREILVRTDERALNARAVMDYPVLEKSGQVVYVRDVATVKDTYEERRSGYRYNGEAALAVNVIQKPDSSSPQVIERVRAELTKIQAQYPGLEFEVAYDNSYLVNLIKDSTTGELLISVVLAGLVILVFLENFRATAIVMISIPTSLALSMLPFIPIGMSLNSSTLIGMMMAIGKLVDDSIIVIDSIDRKLQEGHKPHEAAIKGTGEVFLASAAASCVMIAALLPTILAGGLTGLMFVGLVYPMVFAFLSSLIVSITLIPLLAAFFLKPLHQKGRRKTWLQRLLTPIRYSFYKLEQGYGWLLDICMKNREITLALTGASIVLAFSLYPLIGQEMMPLGDSGQIMATIEFEPGTSFSKTDQLAQKFEKILLEQPEVEKVSSQVGFELTRNSTYFSGYSMGGVNTASAIVTLKDVGARERDIWQIIDEVKTEAQSTIPGLRRIAMKEMGVDVMATSAAPVQLAVYGEDLDELHRLAQGVLGIAEDTPDLVMPHTSSAMTQPEFQLKIDRRRAKELGLNIKDIAEQARYALNGGYTRRYYNRPNLRQNSILVRYEEDDRATQQDLSSTYITTSDNRQVPLSTVATLQREQGPTLIERVNGKRVVYVNGYYRKDGPASMDLSMAIAMNAGSKLDFPPGYGIDSMGDMTDMMIEFERLLQGLVVSLLLIYLILVIQFGSFIQPLVMMLSIPLQLVGVFGALLLAGQTLSTVSILGIIILSGLSVSAAILLLELILTKRQEGVPRDIAIREAGPVRLKAIVMTTFTTIIVIFRLAFFPETGMDAYSPIATVILGGLVISTLLTLIVVPVVYSLVDDITNGLSGMRKKLGWHG
- a CDS encoding FixH family protein; the protein is MIKLLPLLLTLSFFTIACSTPEEAQTETQAETASTTTSGQQTENAKINLVSPNSQEAVKMGDNILVVEVIDPQTQKPVAVETLDVNVSMPMEGEEDMTSMAKVEPDAQPGRYKIKTNFGMQGKWNVVTQVKDPKLNGQANYTFDVK